A window of Thermosynechococcus sp. NK55a contains these coding sequences:
- the rpsG gene encoding 30S ribosomal protein S7, which translates to MSRRTRAQKRPTAPDPVYNNVLVNMLIQRVMRNGKKSLASRIVYDAMKTVQERTGEDAVQVFERAVKNATPLVEVKARRVGGATYQVPMEVRPDRGVSLALRWLVQFSRKRAGRSMSAKLANELMDAANETGSTIRKREETHKMAEANKAFAHYRY; encoded by the coding sequence ATGTCTCGTCGCACTCGCGCTCAAAAACGGCCTACTGCCCCTGATCCGGTTTATAACAACGTGCTGGTGAATATGTTGATCCAGCGGGTCATGCGCAACGGCAAAAAATCCCTTGCCAGCCGCATTGTCTATGACGCAATGAAAACCGTCCAAGAGCGCACTGGTGAGGACGCCGTGCAAGTTTTTGAGCGTGCAGTAAAAAATGCAACGCCCTTAGTGGAGGTCAAAGCCCGTCGTGTGGGGGGTGCCACCTACCAAGTCCCGATGGAAGTTCGTCCCGATCGCGGGGTTTCCTTGGCCTTGCGCTGGTTAGTGCAATTTTCCCGCAAACGAGCCGGTCGGTCGATGTCAGCTAAGCTGGCCAATGAATTGATGGATGCTGCCAACGAAACAGGCAGCACCATCCGCAAACGGGAAGAAACCCACAAAATGGCAGAAGCCAACAAGGCCTTCGCCCACTATCGCTACTAA